One genomic segment of Lysobacter sp. 5GHs7-4 includes these proteins:
- the prfB gene encoding peptide chain release factor 2 (programmed frameshift), whose product MIELNPVRQRIADLTGRLDSLRGYLDYDSKVERLEEVNRELEHPDVWNNAERAQGLGRERSALEKVVNGIRDLTEGLVGAGELLELAEMENDESTALAVVDDVERYAKDVEQLEFRRMFSGQMDGANAFVDIQAGAGGTEAQDWAEILLRMYLRWCESRGWKTELMEVSGGDVAGIKSATLRVEGDFAYGWLKTETGVHRLVRKSPFDSDNRRHTSFTSVFVSPEVDDNIEIDINPADLKTDVYRSSGAGGQHVNKTESAVRITHVPSGIVVACQTGRSQHQNRDNAMKMLAAKLYELEIQKRNAERDAVEATKSDIGWGSQIRNYVLDQSRIKDLRTGIERSDTQKVLDGDLDEFVEASLKSGLEAGSKRSDAV is encoded by the exons ATGATCGAACTCAATCCCGTCCGCCAGCGCATCGCCGACCTCACCGGACGGCTGGATTCGCTCAGGGGGTATCTT GACTACGACAGCAAGGTCGAACGCCTCGAAGAAGTAAACCGCGAGCTGGAACACCCGGACGTCTGGAACAACGCCGAACGCGCCCAGGGCCTGGGCCGCGAGCGCTCCGCGCTGGAGAAGGTGGTCAACGGCATCCGCGACCTCACCGAGGGTCTGGTCGGCGCCGGCGAACTGCTGGAGCTGGCGGAAATGGAGAACGACGAATCGACCGCGCTGGCCGTGGTCGACGACGTCGAGCGCTACGCCAAGGACGTCGAGCAGCTCGAGTTCCGGCGCATGTTCTCCGGCCAGATGGACGGCGCCAACGCCTTCGTCGACATCCAGGCCGGCGCCGGCGGCACCGAGGCGCAGGACTGGGCCGAAATCCTGCTGCGCATGTACCTGCGCTGGTGCGAGTCGCGCGGCTGGAAGACCGAGCTGATGGAAGTCAGCGGCGGCGACGTCGCCGGCATCAAGTCCGCCACGCTGCGGGTCGAGGGCGATTTCGCCTACGGCTGGCTCAAGACCGAGACCGGCGTGCACCGGCTGGTGCGCAAGTCGCCGTTCGACTCCGACAACCGCCGCCACACCAGCTTCACCTCGGTGTTCGTGTCGCCGGAAGTGGACGACAACATCGAGATCGACATCAATCCGGCCGACCTCAAGACCGACGTCTACCGCTCCTCCGGCGCCGGCGGTCAGCACGTCAACAAGACCGAGTCGGCGGTGCGCATCACCCACGTCCCCAGCGGGATCGTGGTCGCCTGCCAGACCGGCCGCAGCCAGCACCAGAACCGCGACAACGCGATGAAGATGCTGGCCGCCAAGCTCTACGAGCTGGAAATCCAGAAGCGCAACGCCGAGCGCGACGCGGTCGAGGCGACCAAGTCCGACATCGGCTGGGGCAGCCAGATCCGCAACTACGTGCTCGATCAGAGCCGGATCAAGGACCTGCGCACCGGCATCGAACGCAGCGATACCCAGAAGGTGCTCGACGGCGACCTGGACGAATTCGTCGAGGCCAGCCTGAAATCGGGCCTGGAAGCCGGCTCCAAACGCAGCGACGCGGTCTGA
- a CDS encoding VIT domain-containing protein has translation MRSIFLSMGLLLGLSGAVAAQVIGPADDRALTAPPLMRAAGAERPIALESAQVEVEVNGGLAQTTVELVFRNPNARPLEGQLQFPLRDGQQISAFALDIDGRMRDAVPVPKAKAQAVFEAIERRRVDPALLEKTEGNHFRLRVYPIPAQGTRRVRLSYVETLSPDGDGRRMRLPLAYAREVEQVALRVIARQAPTVERGFGELAFRRDRDGAYVAQVPRARMLQGQGLGLRFDGTRAAQAYVQSVDDRQYFVAEVPVPSQPAQRALPKVVGLLWDSSASGRKRDQAGELAVLERYFAALGDAQVRLIRLRDRAEGPVAYPVRGGDWRELRAALKATVYDGATDPGGWTPQADVEEYLLVSDGLFNYGQRRFPELQRAQRLYAINSAGDAADSARLSALAETHGGRLIAWHTAAEVASAADALLAAPLRLDELDAVGATDLVAESPYPRDGVLRIAGRLSSPQAELSLRLSGQAPIRLRVDGDGPRSAYAARLWAGYSVRALGAEPELHRARIARLSRDFGLVTPESSLLVLEAVADYVQHDIAPPAEYRAEFARLKAEQGQQRERDRRNHLDAVATQFDEQVQWWSKAWPKGRPPQPERIAKGLVQAAPAADGYAYMPPMPPAPAPAPADAAPEIGEPLALAEESAALDRIAVIGARLREAAPAAGGVPQPMAAEADRGEGRGVSIALQAWKPDSPYAARLRKAAPDQAYAIYLDERDGYAASTAFYLDVADVLLEKQQRALALRVLSNLAELDLENRHILRVLGYRLLQADEPALALPLFERVARLAEEEPQSYRDLGLAHAALREYQPAIDQLYEVVSRPWDARFEGVTLIALHELNAIVAQAGGTLDTSRIDPRLLRNLPLDLRAVLSWDSDNSDMDLWVTDPNGERCFYQHPLTYQGGRLSNDFTGGYGPEEFMLRDAKPGKYKVEANFYGDRQQLVTGATTLQLWLSTGFGTARQRDQRVTLRLKQQSETVLVGEFEVK, from the coding sequence GTGCGTTCCATATTTTTGTCCATGGGCTTGCTGCTGGGGCTGAGCGGGGCGGTCGCCGCCCAGGTGATCGGCCCGGCCGACGATCGCGCGCTGACCGCGCCGCCGCTGATGCGCGCCGCGGGCGCCGAGCGGCCGATCGCGCTGGAGTCGGCGCAGGTCGAGGTCGAGGTCAACGGCGGTCTGGCCCAGACCACGGTCGAGCTGGTGTTCCGCAATCCCAATGCGCGGCCGCTGGAAGGCCAGTTGCAGTTCCCCTTGCGCGACGGCCAGCAGATCAGCGCCTTCGCCCTGGACATCGACGGCCGCATGCGCGACGCGGTGCCCGTGCCCAAGGCCAAGGCGCAGGCGGTGTTCGAAGCGATCGAGCGCCGTCGCGTGGATCCGGCGCTGCTGGAGAAGACCGAAGGCAACCATTTCCGCCTGCGCGTGTACCCGATCCCGGCCCAGGGCACGCGCCGCGTGCGCCTGAGCTATGTCGAAACCCTGAGCCCCGACGGCGACGGCCGCCGCATGCGCCTGCCGCTGGCGTATGCGCGCGAAGTCGAGCAAGTCGCGCTGCGCGTGATCGCGCGCCAGGCGCCGACGGTCGAGCGCGGTTTCGGCGAGCTGGCATTCCGGCGCGACCGCGACGGCGCCTATGTCGCCCAGGTGCCGCGTGCGCGGATGCTGCAAGGGCAGGGGCTCGGCCTGCGTTTCGACGGCACGCGCGCGGCGCAGGCCTACGTGCAAAGCGTCGACGACCGCCAGTACTTCGTCGCCGAGGTGCCGGTGCCGTCGCAGCCCGCGCAGCGCGCGCTGCCCAAGGTGGTGGGTCTGTTGTGGGACAGCTCGGCCTCCGGCCGCAAGCGCGACCAGGCCGGCGAACTGGCCGTGCTGGAGCGCTACTTCGCCGCGCTGGGCGACGCGCAGGTGCGTCTGATCCGCCTGCGCGACCGCGCCGAGGGCCCGGTCGCGTACCCGGTGCGCGGCGGCGACTGGCGCGAGCTGCGCGCCGCGCTCAAGGCCACCGTCTACGACGGCGCCACCGACCCCGGCGGCTGGACGCCGCAGGCGGACGTGGAGGAATACCTGCTGGTCAGCGACGGCCTGTTCAACTACGGCCAGCGCCGCTTTCCCGAACTGCAACGCGCGCAGCGCCTGTACGCGATCAACTCCGCCGGCGATGCCGCCGACAGCGCACGCCTGAGCGCGCTGGCCGAAACCCACGGCGGCCGTTTGATCGCCTGGCATACCGCCGCCGAGGTCGCGTCTGCGGCCGATGCGCTGCTGGCCGCTCCGCTGCGCCTGGACGAACTCGACGCGGTCGGCGCCACCGATCTGGTCGCCGAGTCGCCTTACCCGCGCGACGGCGTGCTGCGCATCGCCGGCCGCCTGAGTTCGCCGCAGGCCGAGCTGAGCCTGCGTCTGTCCGGTCAGGCGCCGATCCGCCTGCGCGTGGACGGCGACGGCCCGCGCAGCGCCTACGCCGCGCGCCTGTGGGCGGGGTATTCGGTGCGTGCGCTGGGCGCGGAACCGGAACTGCACCGCGCGCGCATCGCGCGCCTGAGCCGCGACTTCGGCCTGGTCACGCCGGAAAGCTCGCTGCTGGTGCTGGAGGCGGTGGCCGACTACGTGCAGCACGACATCGCGCCGCCGGCCGAGTACCGCGCCGAGTTCGCGCGCCTGAAGGCCGAGCAGGGCCAACAGCGCGAGCGCGACCGCCGCAACCATCTGGATGCGGTCGCCACGCAGTTCGACGAGCAGGTGCAGTGGTGGAGCAAGGCCTGGCCCAAGGGCCGGCCGCCGCAGCCCGAACGCATCGCCAAGGGGCTGGTGCAGGCCGCGCCCGCAGCCGACGGCTACGCCTACATGCCGCCGATGCCGCCTGCGCCGGCGCCCGCGCCGGCGGATGCCGCGCCGGAGATCGGCGAGCCGCTGGCACTGGCCGAGGAGTCGGCCGCGCTGGACCGGATAGCCGTCATCGGCGCGCGCCTGCGCGAGGCGGCGCCCGCAGCCGGCGGCGTGCCGCAGCCGATGGCGGCGGAGGCCGATCGCGGCGAAGGCCGCGGCGTCAGCATCGCCCTGCAGGCCTGGAAGCCCGATTCGCCCTATGCCGCGCGCCTGCGCAAGGCCGCGCCGGATCAGGCCTACGCGATCTACCTGGACGAACGCGACGGCTACGCCGCCAGCACCGCGTTCTACCTCGACGTCGCCGACGTACTGCTGGAAAAACAGCAACGCGCGCTGGCGCTGCGGGTGCTGTCCAACCTGGCCGAACTCGACCTGGAGAACCGCCACATCCTGCGCGTGCTCGGTTACCGCCTGTTGCAGGCCGACGAGCCGGCGCTGGCGCTGCCGCTGTTCGAACGCGTCGCGCGGCTGGCCGAGGAAGAACCGCAGAGCTACCGCGACCTGGGCCTGGCGCACGCCGCGCTGCGCGAGTATCAGCCGGCGATCGATCAGCTCTACGAGGTGGTCAGCCGGCCCTGGGACGCCCGCTTCGAGGGCGTGACCCTGATCGCGCTGCACGAGCTCAACGCCATCGTCGCCCAGGCCGGCGGCACGCTGGACACCTCGCGCATCGACCCGCGCCTGCTGCGCAACCTGCCGCTGGACCTGCGCGCGGTGCTGAGCTGGGACAGCGACAACTCCGACATGGACCTGTGGGTGACCGATCCCAACGGCGAGCGCTGCTTCTATCAGCATCCGCTGACGTACCAGGGCGGGCGCCTGTCCAACGACTTCACCGGCGGCTACGGGCCGGAGGAGTTCATGCTGCGCGACGCCAAGCCCGGCAAGTACAAGGTCGAGGCCAACTTCTACGGCGACCGCCAGCAACTGGTCACCGGCGCCACCACCTTGCAGCTGTGGCTGAGCACCGGCTTCGGCACCGCGCGCCAGCGCGACCAGCGCGTGACCCTGCGCCTGAAGCAGCAGTCGGAGACGGTGCTGGTGGGCGAGTTCGAGGTGAAGTGA
- a CDS encoding serine protease: protein MLRYTLLVGISCAAGAVCAAEMSSAPVTARPMASALGGADFATGGKVRAQRAVDLGLPDAASLAAVRTRRADQYKHGQPLEIGFARNVARSKVDLTSLDWEALPDGSHGARFTLSSTHAVALRAGLLLRSARKSGGDPSAVTLRFAGNDGRVFTDSGRSYSGDEAGWSPTVAGDTLTVEIVLAPGQRPDAFNLSVPQLSHLDVDPASNTRDLSKASGIGASGACEKDIVCRVNPTAGFLAASKAVARMVYTAKGKSYLCTGTLLNNNNSPKRQLFWTAAHCISTQKVADTLQTYWFFDATACNNDTANPGAVTLTGGAYLRHANTTRDTSLLELKTAPPTGAHYAAWNSSAIATNGTAIEGIHHPAGDLKKYSLGSVTSLSYTLDGKSPLTRVVWNTGVTEGGSSGSALFTIAGSGDYQLRGGLYGGTSFCSAPSDPDGYSQLSGVWSSISSYFGP, encoded by the coding sequence ATGCTTCGCTACACGCTGTTGGTCGGTATTTCCTGCGCCGCGGGCGCGGTTTGCGCGGCGGAAATGTCGTCCGCGCCGGTGACCGCCCGGCCTATGGCCAGCGCCCTGGGCGGCGCCGATTTCGCCACCGGCGGCAAGGTCCGCGCGCAACGCGCGGTCGACCTGGGTCTGCCCGATGCGGCCAGCCTGGCCGCCGTGCGCACGCGCCGCGCCGACCAATACAAGCACGGCCAGCCGCTGGAAATCGGCTTCGCCCGCAACGTGGCGCGCAGCAAGGTCGACCTGACCTCGCTGGACTGGGAGGCCCTGCCCGACGGTTCGCACGGCGCCCGCTTCACCTTGTCCTCGACCCACGCCGTCGCCCTGCGCGCCGGCTTGCTCCTGCGTTCGGCGCGCAAGTCCGGCGGCGATCCGTCGGCGGTGACCCTGCGCTTCGCCGGCAACGACGGCCGCGTGTTCACCGACAGCGGCCGCAGCTACAGCGGCGACGAGGCCGGCTGGTCGCCGACCGTGGCCGGCGACACCCTGACCGTGGAAATCGTGCTCGCCCCCGGCCAGCGCCCGGACGCCTTCAACCTGAGCGTGCCGCAGCTCTCGCACCTGGACGTGGACCCGGCTTCGAACACCCGCGACCTGTCCAAGGCCAGCGGCATCGGCGCCAGCGGCGCCTGCGAGAAGGACATCGTCTGTCGCGTCAATCCCACCGCCGGCTTCCTGGCCGCGAGCAAGGCCGTGGCGCGCATGGTCTACACGGCCAAGGGCAAGTCCTACCTGTGCACCGGCACCCTGCTCAACAACAACAACTCGCCCAAGCGCCAGCTGTTCTGGACCGCCGCGCACTGCATCAGCACCCAGAAGGTCGCGGACACCTTGCAGACCTACTGGTTCTTCGACGCCACCGCCTGCAACAACGACACCGCCAACCCCGGCGCGGTCACCCTGACCGGCGGCGCCTACCTGCGCCACGCCAACACCACGCGCGACACCTCGCTGCTGGAACTCAAGACCGCGCCGCCGACCGGTGCGCACTACGCGGCCTGGAACAGCAGCGCCATCGCCACCAACGGCACCGCGATCGAGGGCATTCACCACCCCGCGGGCGATCTGAAGAAGTACTCGCTGGGTTCGGTGACCAGCCTGTCCTACACGCTGGACGGCAAGTCGCCGCTGACCCGCGTGGTTTGGAACACCGGCGTCACCGAGGGCGGCTCCTCGGGCTCGGCGCTGTTCACCATCGCCGGCTCGGGCGACTACCAGCTGCGCGGCGGCCTCTACGGCGGAACCTCGTTCTGCTCGGCGCCCAGCGATCCGGACGGCTACTCGCAGCTCAGCGGCGTGTGGTCCAGCATCTCGTCCTACTTCGGTCCCTGA
- a CDS encoding 2Fe-2S iron-sulfur cluster-binding protein, which produces MRTLHKWVGLIVALQFVLWTASGLVMSVLDHETVQGHRHRAHAAQTVRAWPQGTLTPAQLLARAGKPVQAVEAAWLQERPVYRLSHKDSVWLLDARDGRALKIDAVLAGALAAADYVGDGRPATPQWMQDATLEVRGHAGPFWRVDFDDGDGTTLYLSAQDGRILERRNDRWRLFDIFWMLHIMDYTGRQDFNNPLVIMAAAGGLWIALSGVWLLIASFRLDEFVPARWRPSRALTVFDNAGDKLRSLESHRGDTVYLAMARNGLQLPSNCGGGQSCGLCEVRVRGAAPAPTSADRAHLDESRLRSGHRLACNLALDGDLQVEVAGGAGLWTQREATVESVTAVAPFLREIVLRPEQPPGPEFQPGAYLQVHVPDYRLQRDDVVYPDHHRDDWAALELPQALHNKDAVRRSYSLALPVDKADGRLTLLARFSPGAHHKKRASFGKGSTYLYSLKAGDTVRYSGAFGDFAVKPGEREKVFIGGGAGMAPLRAMIHARLDRGARERIHYWYGARTLRDAPYAAEMAGLARTHENFSWHLVLSEEAGQGDGLAQGLVHEAAHAHLLSRHADVAACEFYVCGPPAMLAATRQLLRKLGVPDQQVAFDDFKI; this is translated from the coding sequence ATGAGAACGCTGCACAAATGGGTGGGCCTGATCGTCGCGTTGCAGTTCGTGCTGTGGACCGCGAGCGGCCTGGTGATGAGCGTGCTCGATCACGAAACCGTCCAGGGGCATCGTCATCGCGCGCACGCCGCGCAGACCGTGCGCGCCTGGCCGCAGGGCACCCTGACGCCCGCGCAACTGCTGGCCCGCGCCGGCAAGCCGGTGCAGGCCGTGGAGGCGGCCTGGTTGCAGGAACGCCCGGTCTATCGCCTCAGCCACAAGGACAGCGTCTGGCTGCTCGACGCGCGCGACGGACGAGCGCTGAAGATCGACGCCGTCTTGGCCGGCGCCCTGGCCGCGGCGGACTACGTGGGCGATGGACGTCCCGCGACGCCGCAGTGGATGCAGGACGCCACGCTCGAAGTGCGCGGGCACGCGGGCCCGTTCTGGCGCGTGGATTTCGACGACGGCGACGGCACCACGTTGTACCTGTCGGCGCAGGACGGCCGCATCCTGGAGCGCCGCAACGACCGCTGGCGTCTGTTCGACATCTTCTGGATGTTGCACATCATGGATTACACCGGACGCCAGGACTTCAACAATCCGCTGGTGATCATGGCCGCGGCCGGCGGACTGTGGATCGCGCTGTCCGGGGTGTGGCTGCTGATCGCGAGCTTCCGCCTGGACGAGTTCGTGCCTGCGCGCTGGCGGCCGTCGCGCGCCTTGACGGTGTTCGACAACGCCGGCGACAAGCTGCGCTCCCTGGAATCGCACCGAGGCGACACGGTGTATCTGGCGATGGCGCGCAACGGCCTGCAACTGCCGTCGAACTGCGGCGGCGGACAGAGCTGCGGCCTGTGCGAGGTGCGGGTGCGCGGCGCGGCACCGGCGCCGACCAGCGCCGACCGCGCCCATCTCGACGAAAGCCGTCTGCGCAGCGGCCATCGCCTGGCCTGCAACCTGGCGCTGGACGGCGACCTGCAGGTCGAAGTGGCGGGCGGCGCGGGCCTGTGGACGCAGCGTGAGGCCACGGTCGAGTCGGTCACGGCGGTGGCCCCGTTCCTGCGCGAGATCGTATTGCGGCCCGAGCAGCCGCCGGGGCCGGAGTTCCAGCCCGGCGCCTACCTGCAGGTGCATGTGCCGGACTACCGCCTGCAGCGGGACGATGTCGTCTACCCCGACCACCACCGCGACGACTGGGCCGCGCTCGAGCTGCCGCAGGCCTTGCACAACAAGGACGCGGTGCGCCGTTCGTACTCGCTGGCGTTGCCGGTCGACAAGGCCGATGGGCGCCTGACCTTGCTGGCGCGCTTCAGTCCGGGCGCGCACCACAAGAAACGCGCGAGCTTCGGCAAGGGCTCGACCTACCTGTACTCGCTCAAAGCCGGCGACACGGTCCGTTACAGCGGTGCGTTCGGCGATTTCGCGGTCAAGCCGGGCGAGCGCGAAAAGGTGTTCATCGGCGGCGGGGCGGGCATGGCGCCGCTGCGGGCGATGATCCACGCGCGGCTCGACCGCGGCGCGCGCGAGCGCATCCACTACTGGTACGGCGCACGCACGCTGCGCGACGCGCCCTATGCGGCGGAGATGGCCGGGCTGGCGCGGACGCACGAAAACTTCAGCTGGCACCTGGTGTTGTCGGAGGAGGCCGGGCAGGGCGACGGCCTGGCTCAGGGCCTGGTGCACGAGGCCGCGCACGCGCATCTGCTCAGCCGGCATGCGGATGTGGCGGCGTGCGAGTTCTACGTCTGTGGCCCGCCGGCCATGCTGGCGGCGACGCGGCAACTGTTGCGCAAACTGGGCGTGCCCGACCAGCAGGTCGCGTTCGACGATTTCAAGATCTGA